The Novipirellula caenicola genome includes a region encoding these proteins:
- a CDS encoding prolyl oligopeptidase family serine peptidase: MNALRIPTGCGWIVLWLSLWNVTALVADDYKQLPPAGIEIDQEVKDDLAAQIDHLDREIDALADAESDSASWLPDIRVLTRAVRLAITQDRFYKKSETKEAAKLLDEAARRIAAVKSGIRGLAVLRVSVRSSDKPQTVVGGFVSDIDDSVQPYGLVIPAGFHLGATTPHRLDVWLHGRGDTKTEIPFLIERMNKVGTYAPADTIVLHPFGRHCNAFKFAGETDVYEAMRHVQRILPIDHDRIAIRGFSMGGAGCWHLAAHDPLQWFAANPGAGFVDSIVYQGWQSNPPFKITPVREKLLRWYDVLPWVTNLQNTHMVAYSGEVDKQRQAADRVVAAAKQAGFEFPYVIGAKMGHKVDEVSANEIDRQLAAVAAEPVPEPRPEIEFVTYTTRYAKADWLSVTGLEEHWSAGKVKAKIAAKDRLVVKTEGVTHVEFDFRKSAWPTTTDDVDLIIDGGRFTVPDQSDAPGWQCRLVRGDGEWNIDVSEPNGLRKRPGLQGPIDDAFCDRFLFVLPTRPATHGEVQRWVNREQQYAQQRWRELMRGEVRVVKDVDLTEDQIKNNHLVCFGDFFSNRYLARIRRELPIQWTKETITVGDKTFDPATHAVAMCYPNPKNRAKYIVVNSGMTFREFSNVSNSRQIAMLPDWAVIDVQAEDDSMFPGKIAAEGFFNESWGL, translated from the coding sequence ATGAATGCGTTGCGAATTCCAACGGGCTGTGGCTGGATTGTGTTGTGGTTGTCGTTGTGGAATGTGACGGCCCTGGTCGCGGACGATTACAAACAGTTGCCCCCCGCCGGGATCGAAATCGATCAAGAAGTGAAAGACGACTTGGCCGCGCAAATCGATCACTTGGATCGCGAGATCGATGCGTTGGCGGACGCGGAATCGGATTCGGCAAGCTGGCTGCCCGACATTCGCGTGTTGACCCGCGCGGTGCGGTTGGCCATCACGCAGGATCGCTTCTACAAAAAGTCCGAGACAAAGGAAGCCGCAAAGCTGCTCGACGAAGCCGCGCGTCGGATCGCGGCAGTCAAATCGGGAATTCGCGGATTGGCGGTGTTGAGAGTCTCCGTTCGCAGCAGCGACAAGCCGCAAACGGTGGTCGGCGGATTCGTGTCTGATATCGACGACTCGGTCCAGCCGTATGGCTTGGTGATCCCCGCCGGGTTTCACCTCGGGGCGACCACACCGCACCGTTTAGATGTGTGGCTGCATGGGCGTGGTGATACCAAAACCGAGATTCCGTTTTTGATCGAACGGATGAATAAGGTGGGCACCTACGCGCCGGCGGACACGATCGTGTTGCATCCGTTTGGTCGTCACTGCAACGCGTTCAAGTTTGCTGGGGAAACCGATGTCTACGAAGCGATGCGTCATGTCCAGCGGATCTTGCCGATTGACCATGATCGCATCGCGATTCGAGGGTTTTCGATGGGGGGCGCCGGATGTTGGCACCTGGCCGCTCATGATCCATTGCAGTGGTTTGCAGCCAATCCGGGAGCCGGTTTTGTGGATTCGATCGTCTATCAAGGTTGGCAGTCGAATCCGCCTTTCAAGATCACTCCGGTTCGAGAGAAACTGCTTCGGTGGTACGACGTGTTGCCGTGGGTCACGAACCTGCAAAACACGCACATGGTGGCCTACAGCGGCGAAGTCGATAAACAACGCCAAGCAGCCGATCGCGTGGTCGCCGCGGCGAAGCAGGCCGGTTTTGAATTCCCCTATGTGATCGGTGCCAAAATGGGGCACAAGGTCGACGAGGTTTCCGCCAACGAAATCGATCGGCAATTGGCCGCGGTGGCCGCCGAACCGGTGCCTGAGCCACGACCCGAGATCGAATTTGTCACCTACACCACTCGCTATGCCAAAGCGGATTGGTTGAGCGTGACAGGGCTCGAGGAACATTGGTCGGCGGGAAAAGTCAAAGCCAAGATTGCCGCCAAAGATCGCTTGGTCGTCAAGACCGAGGGAGTAACCCACGTGGAATTCGACTTTCGCAAATCGGCTTGGCCGACGACGACGGACGATGTGGATTTAATCATCGACGGTGGGCGTTTCACCGTGCCCGATCAAAGTGATGCGCCCGGATGGCAGTGCCGCTTGGTGCGTGGCGATGGCGAGTGGAACATTGATGTGTCCGAGCCAAATGGGTTGCGAAAGCGGCCTGGATTGCAGGGGCCTATCGATGATGCATTTTGCGATCGATTCTTGTTCGTCTTGCCGACACGACCAGCGACACATGGCGAAGTCCAGCGGTGGGTCAACCGTGAACAACAGTACGCTCAACAGCGTTGGCGTGAATTGATGCGTGGTGAGGTGCGAGTGGTCAAGGATGTCGATTTGACCGAGGATCAGATCAAAAACAATCACCTTGTTTGCTTTGGCGATTTTTTTAGTAACCGTTACCTCGCACGCATCCGCCGCGAGTTGCCAATCCAATGGACCAAAGAAACGATCACGGTGGGCGACAAGACGTTTGATCCGGCCACGCACGCGGTTGCGATGTGCTATCCCAATCCCAAAAATCGAGCCAAGTACATAGTCGTCAACAGTGGGATGACGTTTCGCGAGTTTTCCAACGTCAGCAACTCACGGCAAATCGCCATGCTTCCCGATTGGGCGGTCATCGATGTGCAAGCCGAAGACGACAGCATGTTCCCCGGCAAGATCGCAGCCGAAGGGTTTTTCAACGAGTCCTGGGGCCTGTAG
- a CDS encoding helix-turn-helix transcriptional regulator, with translation MRYAFRLAELLGHTPDRRKRPGTIKSIVEHTGLDRHQVASLLKNEAKYIPLDALSRLCDYLIDHGYATADQLPGALFQINAENFWELLARRGDIEIVIGVRQNDGDDSPENATVVASDSVLFGELLNGVSTLGGAAKHKSTSENEEGKVPDVPMPDRLQQTLVWSPGQVTLEDARERAGEVFNGFVEATGDRGLVCIGSVKSNPVVELMFSDAFGCTPFVTEDDVDDVSARSCPFFLRYRDSDPKPGAASAGMRLSKNEDAPEPGFYYEKDDGTWAYAGGKGKDSALVFYIFREALGRLDMVLSGFSGRATRLLAKTLAIRGEEFWPPVYEHGGMQVGAYLVQYENTDTKPSRDDLLYNPGGAAQIMPLSQKALERRLSKR, from the coding sequence ATGAGATACGCATTCCGGCTTGCGGAATTACTTGGGCATACCCCGGACCGGCGTAAGCGGCCTGGGACGATCAAGTCGATTGTGGAACACACGGGTCTCGATCGGCACCAAGTGGCTTCGCTGTTAAAAAATGAGGCAAAGTACATTCCGCTGGATGCACTTTCACGACTGTGCGACTACCTGATTGACCATGGTTATGCGACGGCCGACCAGCTGCCTGGCGCATTGTTCCAGATCAATGCCGAAAACTTCTGGGAACTGCTTGCCCGTCGAGGCGACATTGAAATCGTGATTGGCGTTCGCCAAAACGATGGCGATGACTCGCCCGAAAACGCGACCGTCGTCGCTAGCGACTCGGTTTTGTTCGGCGAATTGCTCAACGGCGTCTCGACGCTCGGCGGTGCGGCCAAGCACAAATCGACGAGTGAAAACGAAGAGGGCAAGGTGCCGGACGTCCCGATGCCAGACCGTTTGCAACAAACGTTGGTATGGAGCCCGGGTCAAGTCACGCTCGAGGATGCTCGCGAACGAGCCGGCGAGGTCTTTAACGGTTTCGTCGAAGCGACCGGCGACCGCGGCTTGGTGTGCATCGGCAGCGTGAAAAGCAACCCTGTGGTCGAGCTGATGTTTTCAGACGCATTCGGATGCACTCCGTTTGTGACCGAAGACGACGTCGATGACGTCTCGGCTCGCTCGTGCCCGTTCTTCCTGCGTTACCGCGATAGCGATCCGAAACCGGGTGCGGCATCGGCAGGGATGCGATTGAGCAAGAACGAAGATGCTCCGGAACCCGGCTTTTACTACGAGAAAGACGACGGCACTTGGGCCTACGCAGGCGGCAAGGGCAAAGACTCGGCATTGGTGTTTTACATCTTCCGTGAAGCCCTCGGACGACTCGATATGGTGCTAAGCGGTTTCTCAGGACGAGCCACGCGACTGCTGGCCAAGACGCTGGCGATTCGCGGCGAAGAATTCTGGCCGCCGGTTTACGAGCATGGCGGGATGCAGGTCGGAGCCTACTTGGTTCAGTACGAGAACACGGACACGAAACCAAGTCGCGACGATTTGCTTTACAACCCAGGCGGTGCGGCGCAAATCATGCCGCTGTCGCAGAAAGCACTCGAACGACGTCTGTCCAAGCGATAG
- a CDS encoding HD domain-containing protein has translation MSSPKLRRQIAWEAARLMYSRECSEYFNAKQKAARRIYKGWIKPADLPTNAEIREQVQLLARISEGDQGYSQRLLEMRLRAAWWLQKLAPFHPKLIGSVLTGSIRNGSDIDIHVFAASPESIAVVLDEQGVYYHMERKRVEKNGEQRVFTHLHVRDQFPVELTVYHPSLLGFNFRSSITGKPIERAGIGELERVIAMEHDVDVNGQAEQLQSMDACPDRSNVFLSLLVPLENVRQSPRYHPEGDALFHSMQVFALAKDVMPYDEEFLLAALLHDVGKAIDPDDHVASGLEALEGFISERTAWLIQHHMETHKIHDRTIGARRRKRLAAHPWFEDLCLLGDCDRAGRVPGAEVDEPEEALQYIEQLAEMFE, from the coding sequence ATGTCATCGCCAAAACTTCGCCGCCAAATTGCTTGGGAAGCGGCACGCTTGATGTACTCGCGCGAATGCAGTGAATACTTCAACGCCAAACAAAAAGCAGCCCGTCGAATCTACAAAGGCTGGATCAAACCAGCCGACTTGCCCACCAATGCGGAAATCCGCGAACAGGTGCAACTGCTTGCTCGCATCAGCGAAGGCGACCAGGGTTATTCCCAGCGACTGCTCGAGATGCGACTGCGGGCAGCATGGTGGCTGCAAAAACTGGCTCCGTTCCACCCCAAATTGATCGGCAGCGTGCTGACCGGCAGCATCCGCAATGGCTCGGATATCGATATCCATGTCTTCGCCGCTTCGCCTGAATCGATTGCGGTCGTGCTGGATGAGCAGGGCGTTTACTATCACATGGAACGTAAACGCGTCGAAAAAAATGGCGAGCAGCGTGTGTTTACTCACCTGCACGTACGCGACCAATTCCCAGTGGAATTGACGGTGTACCACCCATCGCTGCTGGGGTTCAATTTCCGCAGCTCGATCACGGGCAAACCGATCGAACGCGCTGGGATCGGCGAACTTGAACGTGTGATTGCGATGGAACACGACGTTGATGTCAACGGACAAGCCGAACAATTGCAGTCGATGGACGCCTGTCCCGATCGCAGCAACGTATTTCTGTCACTGCTGGTGCCGCTGGAAAACGTGCGGCAAAGCCCACGCTATCACCCCGAAGGCGACGCGTTGTTTCACAGCATGCAAGTTTTTGCATTGGCCAAGGACGTGATGCCGTACGACGAAGAATTTCTGTTGGCGGCGCTGCTGCATGATGTCGGCAAGGCGATCGATCCCGACGACCATGTCGCCAGCGGGCTGGAAGCACTCGAGGGATTCATTAGCGAACGAACCGCTTGGCTGATCCAACATCACATGGAAACTCACAAAATCCATGACCGTACGATCGGGGCGCGACGCCGTAAACGATTGGCCGCTCACCCGTGGTTCGAAGACCTTTGCTTGCTGGGTGATTGCGACCGAGCGGGGCGTGTTCCGGGAGCGGAGGTGGACGAACCCGAAGAGGCGCTGCAGTACATCGAGCAGCTTGCCGAAATGTTCGAATGA